GCCATGCAGGACACCCAGCAGACTTTGAAAATGTTAAAAAGGCTCAAGCGGATCGGGGTTTATATTTCTGTGGATGACTTTGGGACCGGATATTCATCGCTCAATTATTTAAAGCGGTTCCCGATCGACATTTTAAAGATTGACCAATCTTTTGTAAGGGAAATCGGCATGAACCAGAAGGACTCAGCCATCACGAAGACGATCATTCACCTGGCCCACAGTCTCGGATTGGAAGTGATCGCAGAAGGGGTCGAAAGAGAAGGGCAGGTAACTTTCCTTAAAGAGGCGAATTGTCAGAAAGCCCAAGGCTATTTCTTCAGTAAGCCGATTTGTCCGGAGGAAATCGAACAGCAGCAATTTGTTCTTATGTGATGATTTAAAGCTTGTGAAACAGCCTGCGTCCCTTTCTCCACTAAATGTTTGACAGAGTAATGCCGATGACTTATTTTAAAGTGAGGAGAGTGAAAGATTCATAGAAGCTTTGTCTTCGGTTGAATCAGTGTTCCGAGTGCTTTATAAAGGAGAGGGATTATGAAGAAGTCAAAACGTATGGAAATCCTATTTCTCCCTACCGATAGAGGAACGGTTAAAGTGTATGTGTACGGCTTTAATACTCCTCGGTCTTTAGGTCAGGTAGTTGTTTCATATAACCATATATCGATTGAAGCAAAAGGATATTACAGAAATAAAACGATCATCAAGGCACTGGCACAACTGCATGATGCGATCGTAAACAATCCGGATAGTTAAACGTTCAGACTGATGAACAAGAATTTTTTCTTGTTTATCAGTTTTTTTATTGGAATAAATGGTTTTCTTATCCTTCAATATGATAAAATATTGAGTGAATATTCATTCATTTTCAAAGGGGAGATTGAAATGGGAGAGGAACAAGTAGTGATCGTTACTGGCGGATCAAGCGGTATGGGGAAATATATGGCAAAGAGATTTCTCGAGTCCGGTGCGAGTGTGGTCGTGACCGGAAGAAATGAGGAAAGACTTCAGTCTGTTAAAGACGAGTTCTCGTCACTTCAAGGGGATATCGAAATATTTCAAATGGACGTCAGGGAGCAGGAACATGTTCAAGCCATGGTAGAATTTACTGCTTCGAAATTTGGGAAAATCGATGTATTGATCAATAATGCGGCAGGGAACTTCATCTGTCCCGTAGAAAAACTCACGCCAAACGGCTGGAAATCTGTTATTGATATCGTGTTGAACGGGACATTCCTTTGTTCTCATGCGGTCGGTAATTATTGGATTGAGCAAAAGCAAAAAGGATCGATTATCAACATGGTTGCAACCTATGCCTGGAATGCAGGCGCAGGGGTGGCACACTCTGCGGCAGCCAAGGCGGGTGTATTATCTTTGACTAGGACCCTCGCAGTAGAATGGGGCCACAAATACGGCATACGTACCAATGCCATCGCCCCAGGTCCAATTGAACGGACAGGCGGTGCAGAAAAGCTTTGGATATCTGATGAAGCAGCGAAAAGAACGATCGACAGCGTCCCGATGAAAAGATTAGGCACACCTGAAGAAATTGCCGGACTCGCATTTTATCTGGCTTCTGAACAGGCTTCTTATATCAACGGTGAATGCATCACGATGGATGGCGGCCAGTGGCTGAATCCATTCCCGTTCTGATGATGAAAAGCATCCTTCTCTTGTCAATAGACAAGGCAAGGGTGTTTTTTAGTTCGGTACTTTCAGCTCATTTGCATATTTGTGTTATAATTATGCAAAAAACAAGTGTGAGCGTGGGGGAGTAAGAATGGATGCATTAGACGTAATTACCAATATGAATCAAGTGGTACCCTACTTTCAACCAATCTTCAGCGCGGATGAACATAAGATCATCGGATATGAAGTGTTAGGAAGATTGAGGGTCGGCGACAATCATGTAGAAAGCCTCGGACCTTTCTTTTGTGATGAAGAGATACCGGATGAGTATAAACTGGAAGTGGATGAGCATGTTACGCGCAAAGCGCTCGATCAATACATACAAGAAAAGCAGGAAGGGCTTATTTTCCTTAACCGGGATGCAAGGCTCCTGATGCTGGATCATGGAGAATCATTCCTTGAACTTCTGCAGGAATATGAGAAAAAAGGGCTGAAATTTGAGCAAACAGTGATTGAACTGTCTGAGAAGACGTTTTCAGGGGATTTTGATCAGTTGGTCCACTTGCTTCTGTATTATAAAACGTATGGAATCAAGATTGCAATCGACAATGTTGGAGGAAATAGCGGGCAATTGGATCGGCTCTCCCAATTTTCACCTGATATTTTAAAAGTGGATTTATTTCAGTTGAGGAATGATGCCGGCAACAAAGTGTATAAAGATATCCTGTACAGTCTTTCCGTGCTTGCCAGAAAGATTGGGGCATCCTTATTATTCGAGCATATCGAAATCAATTTCCAGCTTCAATTTGCCTGGATGAACGGCGGCCGATATTATCAAGGATATTACCTTCATCATCCTTCGGAATCCTTTTTGAATCCGGATGTGCTAAAAGAGAAATTGAAGGAAAAATGTCAGGACTATATCCGCTATGAAAAGAAGCATCTGGAAACCGGCTATAAGTTTGCGGAAGTGCTTCATAAGGAAATCAGTCAGCTGTTGACAACACTCAAAAAACAGCTGGGAGAATACGATGACATCCTGATGGAAGTTGCAAAGAATTTTTCGGATAAGTGTTTTCGCTTATATATTTGTGATGAAAACGGCTTTCAGATGACGAGCAATTTCCTGAAGATTGATGCCGACTGGACGGTCCAACCGACCTATAAAGGGAAGAACTGGAGCTGGCGCCCTTACTTCCTTGAGAATATCATCCGGATGCAGATCAATAAAAAAGGATTATTATCAGACATATACAGTGACATCGATTCAGGGGAATCCATCAGGACCTACTCATACCCGTTCGGAAACGGGCTCTACCTGTTCATGGACCTTTCATACGAATATTTATTCGAAGAGGATGGCCTCCTGTTTTAGAGGGGAAGCAGCTGATCATCCGCCTCCGCTTTTTTTGATGTCCAGCTCCGGCGGCTAGCCCCTGGAGGTCATTAGCTAAATGGTCCCAAGAAGGCAAAGACCGCCTTCTTATGTCCATTCATCTTATGCTGGTCGGGGCTGAACGAGCCGCCTACGCTTTTCTCTATGTCCAGCTGCAGGGGCTTGAGGCTCGAGGTCATATGCCAAGCAACCCAAAAAGGCAAAAAACGCCTTTCCGGGTTGCTCGTCATATGCTTGTCGCCTCAGAGCAAGCCCCTTCCGCTTTTCATGATGTCCAGCTCCGGCGGCTAGCCCCTCGAGGTCATAAGCTAAATGGTCTATGAAGGCAAAGCCCGCCTTCACAGTCCATTCATCTTATGCTTGTCGGGGCTGCCCAAGCCGCCTCCGCTTTTCTTGTATAGCTTGTATCGATTGGGACAAATTATGCTTAAGGACATTTGTAAGGAGGGGTCATGGATGAGTATGTTTATGATTGTGCTTACCTTGGTTGCCGTTGGGCTTGCAGGATATTCACTTGTGTATACGTTTAGGATTGCCGGACAGGAAAAACGGTTGAAGGGGGATTTTGATACAGATATCCCAGATGTCGTGAAGGAACATCCATTTATTCGAAATCCAGTGTTCCTATCGATATTAATCGGTTCCATCCTGATTATCTTTTTCATTGCTTACTGGTCGATTCGCTATTTATATTGAAGGTTGGAGGCTGCATTACGGTGCGGCTTCTTTGATTTGCAGCAAATTCTTCATAGAGTGAGCCCTTTAGGCAGGCTTTCGATGAGGATAACGGCGAAAATATTAATATAACGGCGAAATCTGAGATTTAACGGCGAAATTTTCAATATAACGGCGATATCCAGGATTTAACGGCGATATTTCAAATATAACGGCGAAATTCATTTTTCCCCCTTTCAAAAAGGATGCTGCATTTTTTTGCCGCATCCTTTTTGGGTGGATTTACCACCGGCAATTGGGTTTGACTGACAGAAATAGAGGGGATTTTACAAACAACTTAAAAAAGTTGTCAGTCAGTGTGAGGAAGAATCGAACGAATGGTAACCAACCGACAATTTTCTGTTGCTACAATGGTTTCATCCTATCAGGAAATGGAGGGAGAAATATGAAAAAAAAGAAATGGTGGCTGTTAGTGGTCATCCTGGTGCTCTTCATTCCAGTCTATGGACAAGTCAAGGAGATCAAAGCTTCTGAATTCAAGGAGGACAACCTCCTTTCTCTGGTAAGAGAAGCATCGATGTCCCAGATTTCCTTAAGTGAAGAGCCCCAGTCGAAAAAACAAATCCACAAGAAACTGTCTCATTATTTCACATCTGATTTAACAGATCACTTCATCCAAGAGAATGTATACGAGGTGGAGGGGGGATTCGTCACTTTTGGTTCGGATTTTGCCCCGTATTATGTGCCTTTTTTTCAATATGATGATACAACGAAGACCGGGTATAGCAAGGGTAAATGGTATGTTTGGGAAGAGAGGTCGGCTGAAGAGGGCCCGTATTCGACCCCTGGTGGCATAGAAGCGGTTGTGGTAACAGAGGAAGAGGGTTCCTGGAAAGTGTCAGAGATCATATACGAATTACCTGAAGACATTTTATCACCGTAATACATAAAACCGGCCGGATTCCAATGATAAGGGAATCCGGCCGGTTTTATGCGTTATAGGTTTAAAGCTTCTGATAGTGCTTCGAGGTTGAAGCCTGAAATGACCGTGTCATCCACCGTGATGGTAGGGGTAGAATAGGATTTCAATTGATTGATCAGGTGCTTTCTTGCTTTTTCATTTTCTGCTATGTTGATTTCCTTGTAGGGGATGGTATGTTCCTTCAAGAACATTTTGACTACCTCACAGGGTGGGCAATCAGGCTGTGTATACAGGGTGACTTCTTTCATGCTGTTGATTCTCCTTTCGGTTTCTTCATAAAATAATCGACAATCCCCATTGCAGATACTTGCATGTCCAGTATCAATAACTCTCGTACAGGGTGATCAGGGGCGACATCATGCCGGGTCATCCAGTTACTTGCATAATGAAACAGGGCAGAGGTGACATTTTTTACGTTTTCCTCAAACGGAAGAGAGGGGACAAAATGCTCCTTGCTGATTTCCATGAACCGCTCAAGATGCTCTTCCACTTCCGAAAGGGCATAAGTTACTTGATCTGTTTCACCGAAATGGCCGAAATATAACCGGTCCAGTCTGCATTCCTTGTACAATTGAATGGCGTGCCTCATCTGATCAGGATTGAATTGATTTGGTGAGGTGGAAGGGAAGTAAAACCTCTTCGGTCCCACGCGATATTGAATACCGGACGTATCACCCGTGAACATTCCGTTTGAGACAGAGTCTAAAATGCTGAAATGGTGATTAGCATGACCAGGGGTGTGGTAAAACGTCAATGTACAGGTTTCACTGAGGTCCAGGGACTCCCTGTCTTCCATCACCCTGATCCGTTCTTCAGGAATTGGGATGATCGGGTGGAAGAGTGCATCGAATTTATCCCCGTAAACCGCCTTGGCACCACTGATCAATCTGCTTGGGTCGACAAGGTGACGCCGTGCTTTCGGATGGACGATGACCGTGGCGTTTGGGCATTCTTGCAGGAAGAGACCCGCACCTCCTGCGTGGTCAAGATGGATGTGGGTTAAAATTATGTATTGAATATCTTCAAGATTAATGTTTAACTTAGAGAGACCTTTTTTTAGATGAGGTATAGATGGACTGGCTGATGTTTCGATAATCGTCAAGGATTTTTCCTTTATGATATAACTCCCGGTGCGTTCATGCATTGAAAGATCCATCAGGTCAACCAGGGATATGCGGGAATCTATCCGGTGAATGCTCATCGTATCAATCCTTTCGGGAAGAATATCGTTCTACCCTTTCATTATAAAGGAATTTTTGTGAAAAAAGGACAAAACATTAGAATTAACAGGATAGAATCTGGTACAATGCAAAAGCTAGAACCAAGATTAGATCAGGAAAGGAGAGACCGATTATGTCTCAGCTTCTTGGAATTATACAAAGATTAAAATCATTACAAGAACAAGGTGAACAAGGGGAAACTCAACAACGATTTTTCGAATATAACGGAAAGAAAATCTGTGAGGTAAAGTACTTGCCTAAACAGGATACTTTCGAAATCGAAGTCATGAATGAAAAAGGAAACAGTTTTCCTTTTGATAACATAGACATTACAGCCATTGAAATTTTCGAACTGCTTCAAGAGGCTCAACAAGATTGATCCATTTAAAAGGTAACCATTCGGTTATCTTTTTTAGTCTCCATTCAAACGTGAAAACATACAATTTTATTCCAGTATGTTAAAATGAATATGTTTGGATCACTTTATTTTTATTATGTAAAATGAGGGGTTATACATGATTTCATTGAGCAGCAAAGCGTTATTGGAAACGAATATTAAGGACTTTATCATTCCTTCTGAGAAGGTTGCACATGTTCAGGTAGGAAACTCCCTGGAGCATGCATTGCTATTACTCACTAAGAGTGGTTATTCTGCCATTCCTGTCCTTGACCCTGCGTTCCGTT
The nucleotide sequence above comes from Bacillus sp. KH172YL63. Encoded proteins:
- the fadH gene encoding 2,4-dienoyl-CoA reductase, producing MGEEQVVIVTGGSSGMGKYMAKRFLESGASVVVTGRNEERLQSVKDEFSSLQGDIEIFQMDVREQEHVQAMVEFTASKFGKIDVLINNAAGNFICPVEKLTPNGWKSVIDIVLNGTFLCSHAVGNYWIEQKQKGSIINMVATYAWNAGAGVAHSAAAKAGVLSLTRTLAVEWGHKYGIRTNAIAPGPIERTGGAEKLWISDEAAKRTIDSVPMKRLGTPEEIAGLAFYLASEQASYINGECITMDGGQWLNPFPF
- a CDS encoding EAL domain-containing protein; this translates as MDALDVITNMNQVVPYFQPIFSADEHKIIGYEVLGRLRVGDNHVESLGPFFCDEEIPDEYKLEVDEHVTRKALDQYIQEKQEGLIFLNRDARLLMLDHGESFLELLQEYEKKGLKFEQTVIELSEKTFSGDFDQLVHLLLYYKTYGIKIAIDNVGGNSGQLDRLSQFSPDILKVDLFQLRNDAGNKVYKDILYSLSVLARKIGASLLFEHIEINFQLQFAWMNGGRYYQGYYLHHPSESFLNPDVLKEKLKEKCQDYIRYEKKHLETGYKFAEVLHKEISQLLTTLKKQLGEYDDILMEVAKNFSDKCFRLYICDENGFQMTSNFLKIDADWTVQPTYKGKNWSWRPYFLENIIRMQINKKGLLSDIYSDIDSGESIRTYSYPFGNGLYLFMDLSYEYLFEEDGLLF
- a CDS encoding DUF3993 domain-containing protein is translated as MKKKKWWLLVVILVLFIPVYGQVKEIKASEFKEDNLLSLVREASMSQISLSEEPQSKKQIHKKLSHYFTSDLTDHFIQENVYEVEGGFVTFGSDFAPYYVPFFQYDDTTKTGYSKGKWYVWEERSAEEGPYSTPGGIEAVVVTEEEGSWKVSEIIYELPEDILSP
- a CDS encoding glutaredoxin family protein — translated: MKEVTLYTQPDCPPCEVVKMFLKEHTIPYKEINIAENEKARKHLINQLKSYSTPTITVDDTVISGFNLEALSEALNL
- a CDS encoding MBL fold metallo-hydrolase, whose product is MSIHRIDSRISLVDLMDLSMHERTGSYIIKEKSLTIIETSASPSIPHLKKGLSKLNINLEDIQYIILTHIHLDHAGGAGLFLQECPNATVIVHPKARRHLVDPSRLISGAKAVYGDKFDALFHPIIPIPEERIRVMEDRESLDLSETCTLTFYHTPGHANHHFSILDSVSNGMFTGDTSGIQYRVGPKRFYFPSTSPNQFNPDQMRHAIQLYKECRLDRLYFGHFGETDQVTYALSEVEEHLERFMEISKEHFVPSLPFEENVKNVTSALFHYASNWMTRHDVAPDHPVRELLILDMQVSAMGIVDYFMKKPKGESTA
- a CDS encoding YkuJ family protein, which gives rise to MSQLLGIIQRLKSLQEQGEQGETQQRFFEYNGKKICEVKYLPKQDTFEIEVMNEKGNSFPFDNIDITAIEIFELLQEAQQD